Proteins co-encoded in one Candidatus Saccharibacteria bacterium genomic window:
- the rplS gene encoding 50S ribosomal protein L19 has product MNKLASIEKAQLKTKLPSVRVGDTVRVHQLIREGNKQRVQVFEGLAIRYRKVNSLQAFITVRKIASGIGVEKSWFVHSPNVQKIEVVKRSKVRRAVLSYMRERRGKSARMSELEFDKAGTNEADTRTAAQIAAEEQANSLASEAETEAKLDGDAKGKDDALNQADTESLDQEVKQEDKAASKDDPSGADDAVRKGATQEEKVQADGDDEAQTPAEEVQEGLDKAQTQEDKGK; this is encoded by the coding sequence ATGAACAAACTAGCTAGCATAGAAAAAGCCCAATTAAAGACCAAATTGCCCAGTGTGCGTGTAGGCGACACCGTGCGTGTACACCAGCTAATTCGCGAAGGCAACAAGCAACGGGTGCAGGTATTCGAAGGTTTGGCAATTCGTTACCGAAAAGTCAACAGCCTGCAAGCTTTTATTACTGTTCGCAAAATTGCTAGCGGCATAGGTGTTGAAAAAAGTTGGTTTGTGCACAGTCCTAATGTTCAAAAAATCGAAGTTGTTAAGCGCAGCAAGGTGCGCCGAGCAGTCTTAAGCTATATGCGCGAACGCCGTGGCAAATCGGCCCGCATGAGTGAGCTCGAGTTTGATAAAGCCGGCACCAACGAGGCCGATACTCGCACGGCTGCTCAAATTGCCGCCGAAGAACAAGCCAATTCGCTGGCCAGCGAAGCCGAAACCGAAGCCAAGCTCGATGGTGATGCTAAAGGAAAAGATGATGCTTTAAATCAAGCCGACACCGAAAGCTTAGACCAGGAGGTTAAGCAAGAAGATAAGGCTGCCAGTAAAGACGATCCTTCGGGAGCCGACGATGCCGTGCGAAAAGGTGCCACTCAAGAAGAGAAAGTTCAAGCCGATGGTGATGACGAGGCTCAAACCCCAGCCGAAGAAGTCCAAGAGGGCCTAGATAAAGCCCAAACTCAAGAAGACAAAGGCAAATAA
- a CDS encoding DUF3850 domain-containing protein gives MIVEKKILPEYFELVKSGKKMYDFRLADFDINPGDTLILKEWDETKKTFTGREVKKQVSYVGKTKGDTTWTQKEIDKYGYQIISFK, from the coding sequence ATGATTGTTGAAAAGAAAATATTACCAGAATATTTTGAGCTAGTTAAAAGTGGCAAGAAGATGTATGACTTTCGGTTGGCAGACTTTGACATTAATCCTGGCGACACACTCATTCTTAAAGAATGGGATGAAACTAAGAAGACCTTTACGGGCCGTGAAGTAAAAAAGCAGGTTTCCTATGTTGGCAAGACAAAAGGGGACACTACTTGGACACAAAAGGAGATTGATAAATACGGATATCAGATAATCAGCTTTAAATAA
- a CDS encoding ribonuclease HII produces the protein MRVSAGYSMEKAMQAKGSLLVCGIDEVGRGCLAGPLVAAAVVLPAGCELELYDSKMLSPIERLQLANLVSEEAIAAGTGWVKNTEIDEHGMAWALREAYERALEDMECEVSQIFLDGNYNYLADYEICETCIKGDQKIACVAAASILAKVQRDRFMIELAGQYPEYGFETNVGYGTKKHRNAVEAKGLTDLHRKSFCRSIVRA, from the coding sequence ATGAGGGTGAGTGCAGGATATTCTATGGAAAAAGCAATGCAGGCAAAAGGCAGCTTACTGGTTTGCGGTATCGACGAGGTCGGCCGTGGCTGTTTGGCTGGCCCATTGGTGGCCGCAGCTGTGGTGTTGCCGGCAGGTTGTGAGCTCGAACTATACGACTCTAAAATGCTCTCACCAATTGAGCGCTTGCAGCTCGCTAACTTGGTGTCTGAAGAGGCAATTGCTGCCGGTACTGGTTGGGTTAAGAATACCGAAATCGATGAGCACGGCATGGCTTGGGCATTGCGCGAGGCCTACGAGCGAGCCCTCGAAGATATGGAATGCGAGGTAAGCCAGATATTTTTGGATGGCAATTATAACTACCTGGCCGATTACGAAATTTGCGAGACTTGCATTAAGGGCGATCAAAAAATCGCCTGTGTGGCTGCAGCTAGTATATTGGCCAAAGTGCAGCGCGATAGATTTATGATTGAGCTGGCCGGCCAATATCCAGAATATGGGTTTGAGACCAATGTGGGCTACGGCACCAAAAAACACAGGAATGCGGTTGAAGCCAAAGGCCTAACCGACCTACATCGTAAAAGTTTCTGCCGCTCTATTGTTCGGGCGTAG
- a CDS encoding YraN family protein: protein MKNTTKVGNKGETLACEFLTKNKYRIIERNYRDRFCEIDVIAIKKKEIAFVEVKYRSRTDFGGAVGSITPDKFNRMQTSAEYWLSTHPRFSHMQPSLDVVTIEGSGEPAIEHLKSVFL from the coding sequence ATGAAGAATACCACTAAAGTTGGTAATAAGGGAGAGACACTAGCCTGTGAATTCTTGACTAAGAATAAGTATCGAATTATCGAGCGCAATTATCGCGATCGGTTTTGCGAGATCGACGTAATTGCCATCAAGAAGAAAGAAATCGCATTTGTTGAGGTAAAATATAGATCTCGCACAGATTTTGGCGGGGCGGTGGGCTCAATCACGCCAGACAAGTTTAATCGAATGCAAACTTCGGCTGAATATTGGTTAAGTACCCACCCTAGATTCAGTCACATGCAGCCGAGTTTAGACGTAGTAACTATTGAAGGCTCCGGCGAGCCCGCAATTGAGCACTTAAAAAGCGTGTTTTTGTAG